From the Bacteroidia bacterium genome, one window contains:
- a CDS encoding alpha/beta hydrolase-fold protein, whose protein sequence is MRKLVYIFVLCALGASAVAQDFSLFLSRVQSAPEYRRQFMADSFLTTLSHTPFIEKDSLCYFLFKGQALDVSIAGDHNNWSDTRSPLVRIAHTDLWYRSEVFNPSARIDYKIVADKAWILDPRNPRTIAGGFGPNSELRMSLYEEPREVLQQAGIPRGRLIDTTITSVELGNQRQVTVYLPEGYQGSSHAYPLLLVHDGPDYIRLAAVPTILDNLIHEGRIPPVIAVFVPPVRRTEEYAGSAMDAFSRFIVQELLPVLEARYRIRKDAGARAMIGASNGGNIGLYIAMRYPHVFGNVAAQSSNIIPAISDRFNQQPLLPLKLYLDLGVYDIPVLIPLVRSFAAQLQHTQYELLYQEFFEGHSWGNWRAHIDDALVWFFAWLLHSGDSPSPRSFGFEISAARPNPARDHLSFDVRLPAYDSVVATLHDTLGRVVRRVHDGALQAGSHTLTVETSALPRGTYFLRVTVDGHSNMRTIHLH, encoded by the coding sequence ATGAGGAAACTCGTTTACATATTCGTGCTGTGCGCTCTGGGAGCGTCAGCGGTTGCACAGGACTTTTCACTGTTTTTGTCACGTGTGCAGTCCGCGCCGGAATACCGGCGGCAGTTCATGGCGGACAGCTTTCTCACGACACTCAGCCACACGCCGTTTATCGAAAAGGATTCGCTGTGTTACTTCCTCTTCAAGGGACAGGCACTCGATGTTTCCATCGCGGGTGATCACAACAACTGGAGTGACACCCGCTCCCCGCTCGTTCGTATCGCGCATACCGATCTCTGGTATCGTTCCGAAGTATTCAATCCGAGCGCCCGCATCGATTACAAAATTGTCGCGGACAAAGCGTGGATACTGGATCCGCGGAATCCACGGACTATTGCGGGAGGTTTCGGTCCGAATTCCGAACTGCGCATGTCGCTCTACGAAGAACCCCGTGAGGTCCTGCAACAGGCGGGAATCCCTCGGGGACGGCTTATCGACACCACAATAACGAGTGTTGAGTTGGGGAATCAACGACAGGTCACGGTGTATCTCCCCGAGGGATATCAGGGAAGTTCTCACGCGTACCCGCTGCTTCTCGTGCATGACGGTCCCGATTACATCCGGCTTGCTGCTGTGCCGACCATTCTCGACAATCTGATTCACGAAGGTCGCATTCCGCCCGTCATCGCGGTGTTCGTTCCTCCCGTGCGGCGCACCGAAGAGTATGCCGGCAGCGCAATGGACGCATTCAGCCGCTTCATCGTACAGGAGTTGTTACCCGTTCTCGAGGCGCGATATCGCATACGCAAGGATGCGGGTGCGCGAGCGATGATCGGCGCATCGAACGGCGGGAATATCGGTCTGTACATCGCCATGCGGTATCCGCACGTGTTCGGCAATGTCGCCGCGCAGTCCAGCAATATCATTCCGGCAATCTCCGACAGATTCAATCAGCAGCCGCTCTTGCCATTGAAGCTCTACCTCGATCTCGGAGTGTACGACATTCCCGTGCTCATCCCTCTCGTCCGCAGCTTCGCCGCGCAGCTGCAGCACACGCAGTATGAACTTCTGTATCAGGAATTCTTTGAGGGCCACAGCTGGGGCAACTGGCGGGCGCATATTGACGATGCTCTGGTGTGGTTTTTTGCATGGCTTCTGCATTCCGGCGACTCCCCCTCGCCCCGGTCTTTCGGATTCGAGATATCCGCCGCACGACCCAATCCCGCCCGCGATCACCTGAGTTTCGACGTCCGGTTGCCTGCATACGACAGCGTGGTTGCGACGCTCCATGATACGCTTGGGCGTGTCGTCCGAAGAGTCCATGACGGCGCTCTGCAGGCCGGCTCGCACACGTTGACTGTGGAAACAAGCGCTCTGCCCAGAGGGACGTACTTCCTTCGCGTCACCGTTGATGGCCACAGCAACATGCGTACAATCCATCTGCACTGA